Proteins encoded in a region of the Salvelinus sp. IW2-2015 linkage group LG27, ASM291031v2, whole genome shotgun sequence genome:
- the LOC111953763 gene encoding CLIP-associating protein 1 isoform X9 — MTTGEDKNFEDDDSVDGGRSSSSKGPSSGKKTVSMGSFRRPSSASSTKSTGRDGPSAAAAGAVDEEDFIRAFEEVPAMQLFSNREMEDAMTKIREVLADDKRDWEHRVTALKKMRSLLLAGAVDFDGFSQQLRLTEAAFKMSSKDLRSQVVREACITLGHLSYILGNKFDHCAESIMPTLLTLVSNSAKVMATSGITVIRLIIRHTHYPRLIPIVTSSCQSKSVAVRRRCFEFLDLLLQEWQTSSLERSVAVLTETIKKGVHDADSEARSVARKCYWTFHGHFSREAEQLFQALESSYQKALQSHMKSSDSILSLPASDRSSSSSQESLNRPQSAKSSMGNTVTRTKAASSRGPSTPGSLQRSRSDVDVNAAATASAKTRMTPVPASPAPFSAASALPPGSYASLGRVRTRRTSSGSGVGASPSVTDSRGRSRAKMVSVSQPGSRSGSPGRLLSHTYGRIPRATGAATPADRRPKVPRSHGCSRDTSPDRSGLARSRIPRPSMSQGCSRDTSRESSRDTSPARGFSPLASRRVSRSTSALHSAESVGRSERLGLAHQARISASVNAMRILNTGTEVEAAVADALLLGDARNNKRRPVRRRYESPGIYSDDDANSDASSACSERSYGSRNGGPPHYMRQTEDVAEVLNHCASSNWSERKEGLLGLQSLLVSQRILSRVELKRLCEIFTRMFADPHSKVFSMFLETLVDFITLHREDVQDWLFVLLTQLLKKMGADLLGSVQAKVQKALDVTRDSFPLDQQFNILMRFIVDQTQTPNLKVKVAILRYIECLARQMDPADFVNSSETRLAVSRIITWTTEPKSSDVRKSFHHSWAGEELSGRPSTTVASLPGEGNVEERCKQAAQVVLIALFELNTPEFTMLLGALPKTFQDGATKLLHSHLRNSSNTGVASPSSTMGRTPPLPRHPSSRSSPLTSPTNCSHGGGLSPSMLEYDTENLNTDQIYSSLRGVTEAIQNFSFRSQEDLMEPGRGKREDTPGVGTASHSXVDVVEXPGGRTALDNKTSLLNTPSPRSFSGPRGRDYNPYNYTDTISAYDKAALRETVYEDDVEQLRDGRQECGGENKMLHTKNSSPAEQLELAGELLKELSNPSERPEERRGALVELLKIAREDSLAVWEEHFKTMLLLLLETLSDQDHTIRALALRVLKEILRNQPARFKNYAELTIMKTLEAHKDSHKEVVRAAEESASTLAGSIHPEQCIKVLCPIVQTADYPINLASIKMQTKVIERITKESLHQLLPDIIPGLLQGYDNTESSVRKASVFCLVAVYSVIGEELKPYLAQLTGSKMKLLNLYIKRAQTSTSNSSSSSDISSY; from the exons ATAAGAACTTTGAAGATGATGATTCGGTGGACGGGGGGCGGTCCTCCTCTTCTAAGGGCCCGTCGTCAGGGAAGAAGACAGTGAGCATGGGGTCGTTCCGTAGGCCCAGCTCTGCTTCCAGCACCAAATCAACAG GGAGAGATGGTCCTAGTGCGGCTGCTGCAGGGGCTGTGGATGAGGAGGACTTCATCCGTGCCTTCGAGGAAGTTCCCGCTATGCAA cttTTCTCTAACAGGGAAATGGAGGACGCCATGACCAAGATCAGAGAGGTGCTGGCCGACGACAAACGAGACTGGGAGCACAGAGTCACTGCG TTGAAGAAGATGCGTTCTCTGCTCCTGGCGGGAGCGGTGGACTTTGACGGTTTCTCCCAGCAGCTGCGTCTCACGGAGGCAGCCTTCAAGATGTCCTCTAAAGACCTGCGCTCTCAGGTGGTCAGAGAGGCCTGTATCACTCTGGG CCACCTGTCCTACATCCTGGGGAACAAGTTTGATCATTGTGCTGAGTCCATCATGCCCACTCTCCTAACCCTGGTCTCTAACTCGGCCAAGGTCATGGCCACATCCGGCATCACCGTCATACGACTCATCATCAGA CATACACACTACCCTCGTCTCATTCCTATCGTGACCAGCAGCTGCCAGTCGAAATCTGTGGCCGTGAGAAG GCGCTGTTTTGAGTTCTTGGACCTCTTGCTGCAGGAGTGGCAGACCAGCTCTCTAGAGAG GAGTGTAGCTGTTCTGACAGAGACCATCAAGAAAGGAGTCCATGATGCAGACTCCGAGGCCAGATCAGTGGCCAGGAA gTGCTACTGGACGTTCCACGGCCACTTCAGCCGGGAGGCGGAGCAGCTGTTCCAGGCTCTAGAGTCGTCCTATCAGAAGGCTCTCCAGTCCCACATGAAGAGTTCTGACAGCATCCTGTCCCTCCCTGCCTCAgaccgctcctcctcctcctcacaggaGAGCCTCAA CCGCCCTCAGTCCGCCAAGAGCTCCATGGGAAACACCGTGACCAGGA CGAAAGCGGCTTCCTCCAGAGGTCCCTCCACCCCGGGCTCTCTCCAGCGTTCCCGTAGCGACGTGGATGTGAACGCTGCCGCCACCGCTAGTGCCAAGACCAGGATGACTCCCGTGCCCGCCTCGCCCGCCCCCTTCAGCGCTGCCTCCGCTCTGCCACCCGGSTCCTACGCCTCTCTAG gcCGTGTGCGTACCAGGAGAACGAGTTCGGGGAGCGGCGTGGGGGCGAGTCCCTCTGTCACAGACAGTAGGGGGAGAAGTCGAGCCAAAATGGTGTCAGTGTCTCAAC CTGGCAGTCGTTCTGGCTCCCCTGGTCGTCTCCTGAGCCATACATACGGCAGGATCCCCAGGGCAACTGGAGCGGCAACGCCAGCAGACAGGAGGCCTAAAGTCCCCCGCAGCCATGGCTGCAGCCGAGACACCAGTCCAGACAGATCAGGCCTGG CGAGGAGTCGTATCCCCCGGCCCAGCATGAGTCAGGGCTGCAGCAGGGACACCTCTAGGGAGAGCAGCCGGGACACCAGCCCCGCTCGGGGATTCTCTCCTCTGG CGTCCAGACGTGTCTCCCGCTCCACCAGTGCTCTCCACTCGGCTGAGTCTGTGGGCCGCTCAG AGCGTCTAGGTCTGGCCCACCAGGCCCGTATCTCAGCCTCTGTCAACGCCATGaggatcctcaacactgggacRGAGGTGGAGGCAGCTGTAGCCGATGCCCTGTTACTAGGAGACGCCAGGAACAACAAG CGGCGGCCAGTCAGACGGCGGTACGAGTCCCCGGGCATCTACTCAGACGACGACGCTAACAGCGACGCCAGCAGCGCCTGCTCTGAGCGCTCGTATGGCTCGCGGAACGGCGGCCCGCCCCACTACATGAGACAGACGGAGGACGTGGCCGAGGTGCTGAACCACTGTGCCAGTTCCAACTGGTCTGAGAGGAAGGAGGGGCTGCTGGGACTACAGAGCCTGCTCGTTAGCCAGAGAATTCTCAG TCGCGTGGAGCTGAAGAGATTGTGTGAGATCTTCACAAGGATGTTTGCCGACCCACACAGCAAG GTGTTCAGTATGTTTCTGGAGACCCTGGTAGACTTCATCACCCTGCACAGAGAGGACGTGCAGGACTGGCTGTTTGTCCTGCTCACCCAGCTGCTGAAGAAGATGGGAGCTGACCTCCTGGGTTCCGTACAGGCCAAGGTCCAGAAGGCTCTGGACGTCACCAG ggACTCGTTCCCGTTGGACCAGCAGTTTAACATCCTGATGCGTTTCATCGTGGACCAGACCCAGACCCCCAACCTGAAGGTCAAGGTGGCCATCCTGAGGTACATTGAGTGCCTGGCCCGTCAAATGGACCCCGCAGACTTTGTCAACTCCAGCGAGACACGCCTGGCCGTCTCCCGCATCATCACCTGGACCACGGAACCAAAGAGCTCCGACGTCCGGAAG AGCTTCCACCATAGCTGGGCAGGTGAGGAGTTGTCAGGCAGGCCCAGCACCACCGTAGCCTCTCTACCTGGAGAGGGYAACGTGGAGGAGAGGTGCAAGCAG GCGGCRCAGGTGGTTCTGATCGCCTTGTTTGAGCTGAACACCCCAGAGTTCACCATGCTGCTGGGGGCCCTGCCCAAGACCTTCCAGGACGGAGCCACTAAACTGCTGCATAGCCACCTGCGGAACTCCAGCAACACCGGCGTG GCTTCTCCCAGTAGCACCATGGGACGGACGCCTCCCCTACCTCGCCACCCCAGCAGTCGCAGCagccccctcacctctcccaccAACTGCTCCCATGGGGGGGGGCTCTCTCCCAG CATGTTGGAGTACGACACCGAGAACCTGAACACCGATCAGATCTATAGCTCCCTGCGAGGCGTCACTGAGGCCATCCAAAACTTCAGCTTCCGCAGTCAGGAGGACCTCATGGAGCCGGGCAGAGGCAAGAGAGAGGACACG CCGGGTGTTGGAACAGCATCACACTCTGMTGTTGACGTGGTGGAGYGGCCCGGGGGTCGCACGGCCCTGGACAACAAGACCTCCCTACTCAACACCCCCTCCCCGCGTTCCTTCTCCGGGCCCCGGGGCCGCGACTACAACCCCTACAACTACACAGACACCATCAGCGCCTACGACAAGGCTGCCCTGAGAGAGACGGTGTACGAGGACGACGTGGAGCAGCTTCGAGATG GSCGCCAAGAGTGTGGTGGAGAAAACAAGATGCTGCACACCAAGAACAGTTCCCCTGCGGAGCAGCTGGAACTG GCGGGTGAGCTGCTGAAGGAGCTGTCTAACCCCAGTgagaggccagaggagaggaggggagcccTGGTGGAGCTGCTGAAGATAGCCCGGGAGGACAGCCTGGCAGTGTGGGAGGAACACTTCAAAACcatgctgctcctgctgctggagACCCTGTCGGACCAAGAT CACACCATCCGGGCCCTGGCACTACGAGTGCTGAAGGAGATCTTACGTAACCAGCCGGCACGCTTCAAGAACTATGCAGAACTCACCATCATGAAGACTCTGGAGGCACACAAAGACTCCCACAAAGAG GTTGTGCGGGCAGCAGAGGAGTCAGCCTCCACCCTGGCTGGCTCCATCCACCCAGAACAGTGTATCAAGGTGCTGTGTCCCATCGTCCAGACAGCTGACTACCCCATCAACCTGGCTTCCATCAAGATGCAGACCAAGGTGATAGAACGCATCACCAAGGAGTCCCTCCACCAGCTGCTGCCTGACATCATACCAGGACTACTGCag GGGTATGACAACACAGAGAGCAGTGTGAGGAAGGCCAGTGTGTTCTGTCTGGTGGCTGTCTACTCTGTCATCGGTGAAGAGTTGAAGCCCTACCTGGCCCAGCTCACAGGAAGCAAG ATGAAGCTGCTGAACTTGTACATAAAGAGAGCCCAGACGTCcaccagcaacagcagcagctctTCAGACATCTCCTCATACTAA
- the LOC111953763 gene encoding CLIP-associating protein 1 isoform X8, which yields MLRKLVCRKICAYKNFEDDDSVDGGRSSSSKGPSSGKKTVSMGSFRRPSSASSTKSTGRDGPSAAAAGAVDEEDFIRAFEEVPAMQLFSNREMEDAMTKIREVLADDKRDWEHRVTALKKMRSLLLAGAVDFDGFSQQLRLTEAAFKMSSKDLRSQVVREACITLGHLSYILGNKFDHCAESIMPTLLTLVSNSAKVMATSGITVIRLIIRHTHYPRLIPIVTSSCQSKSVAVRRRCFEFLDLLLQEWQTSSLERSVAVLTETIKKGVHDADSEARSVARKCYWTFHGHFSREAEQLFQALESSYQKALQSHMKSSDSILSLPASDRSSSSSQESLNRPQSAKSSMGNTVTRTKAASSRGPSTPGSLQRSRSDVDVNAAATASAKTRMTPVPASPAPFSAASALPPGSYASLGRVRTRRTSSGSGVGASPSVTDSRGRSRAKMVSVSQPGSRSGSPGRLLSHTYGRIPRATGAATPADRRPKVPRSHGCSRDTSPDRSGLARSRIPRPSMSQGCSRDTSRESSRDTSPARGFSPLASRRVSRSTSALHSAESVGRSERLGLAHQARISASVNAMRILNTGTEVEAAVADALLLGDARNNKRRPVRRRYESPGIYSDDDANSDASSACSERSYGSRNGGPPHYMRQTEDVAEVLNHCASSNWSERKEGLLGLQSLLVSQRILSRVELKRLCEIFTRMFADPHSKVFSMFLETLVDFITLHREDVQDWLFVLLTQLLKKMGADLLGSVQAKVQKALDVTRDSFPLDQQFNILMRFIVDQTQTPNLKVKVAILRYIECLARQMDPADFVNSSETRLAVSRIITWTTEPKSSDVRKSFHHSWAGEELSGRPSTTVASLPGEGNVEERCKQAAQVVLIALFELNTPEFTMLLGALPKTFQDGATKLLHSHLRNSSNTGVASPSSTMGRTPPLPRHPSSRSSPLTSPTNCSHGGGLSPSMLEYDTENLNTDQIYSSLRGVTEAIQNFSFRSQEDLMEPGRGKREDTPGVGTASHSXVDVVEXPGGRTALDNKTSLLNTPSPRSFSGPRGRDYNPYNYTDTISAYDKAALRETVYEDDVEQLRDGRQECGGENKMLHTKNSSPAEQLELAGELLKELSNPSERPEERRGALVELLKIAREDSLAVWEEHFKTMLLLLLETLSDQDHTIRALALRVLKEILRNQPARFKNYAELTIMKTLEAHKDSHKEVVRAAEESASTLAGSIHPEQCIKVLCPIVQTADYPINLASIKMQTKVIERITKESLHQLLPDIIPGLLQGYDNTESSVRKASVFCLVAVYSVIGEELKPYLAQLTGSKMKLLNLYIKRAQTSTSNSSSSSDISSY from the exons ATGCTGAGGAAACTCGTCTGCAGGAAGATCTGTGCCT ATAAGAACTTTGAAGATGATGATTCGGTGGACGGGGGGCGGTCCTCCTCTTCTAAGGGCCCGTCGTCAGGGAAGAAGACAGTGAGCATGGGGTCGTTCCGTAGGCCCAGCTCTGCTTCCAGCACCAAATCAACAG GGAGAGATGGTCCTAGTGCGGCTGCTGCAGGGGCTGTGGATGAGGAGGACTTCATCCGTGCCTTCGAGGAAGTTCCCGCTATGCAA cttTTCTCTAACAGGGAAATGGAGGACGCCATGACCAAGATCAGAGAGGTGCTGGCCGACGACAAACGAGACTGGGAGCACAGAGTCACTGCG TTGAAGAAGATGCGTTCTCTGCTCCTGGCGGGAGCGGTGGACTTTGACGGTTTCTCCCAGCAGCTGCGTCTCACGGAGGCAGCCTTCAAGATGTCCTCTAAAGACCTGCGCTCTCAGGTGGTCAGAGAGGCCTGTATCACTCTGGG CCACCTGTCCTACATCCTGGGGAACAAGTTTGATCATTGTGCTGAGTCCATCATGCCCACTCTCCTAACCCTGGTCTCTAACTCGGCCAAGGTCATGGCCACATCCGGCATCACCGTCATACGACTCATCATCAGA CATACACACTACCCTCGTCTCATTCCTATCGTGACCAGCAGCTGCCAGTCGAAATCTGTGGCCGTGAGAAG GCGCTGTTTTGAGTTCTTGGACCTCTTGCTGCAGGAGTGGCAGACCAGCTCTCTAGAGAG GAGTGTAGCTGTTCTGACAGAGACCATCAAGAAAGGAGTCCATGATGCAGACTCCGAGGCCAGATCAGTGGCCAGGAA gTGCTACTGGACGTTCCACGGCCACTTCAGCCGGGAGGCGGAGCAGCTGTTCCAGGCTCTAGAGTCGTCCTATCAGAAGGCTCTCCAGTCCCACATGAAGAGTTCTGACAGCATCCTGTCCCTCCCTGCCTCAgaccgctcctcctcctcctcacaggaGAGCCTCAA CCGCCCTCAGTCCGCCAAGAGCTCCATGGGAAACACCGTGACCAGGA CGAAAGCGGCTTCCTCCAGAGGTCCCTCCACCCCGGGCTCTCTCCAGCGTTCCCGTAGCGACGTGGATGTGAACGCTGCCGCCACCGCTAGTGCCAAGACCAGGATGACTCCCGTGCCCGCCTCGCCCGCCCCCTTCAGCGCTGCCTCCGCTCTGCCACCCGGSTCCTACGCCTCTCTAG gcCGTGTGCGTACCAGGAGAACGAGTTCGGGGAGCGGCGTGGGGGCGAGTCCCTCTGTCACAGACAGTAGGGGGAGAAGTCGAGCCAAAATGGTGTCAGTGTCTCAAC CTGGCAGTCGTTCTGGCTCCCCTGGTCGTCTCCTGAGCCATACATACGGCAGGATCCCCAGGGCAACTGGAGCGGCAACGCCAGCAGACAGGAGGCCTAAAGTCCCCCGCAGCCATGGCTGCAGCCGAGACACCAGTCCAGACAGATCAGGCCTGG CGAGGAGTCGTATCCCCCGGCCCAGCATGAGTCAGGGCTGCAGCAGGGACACCTCTAGGGAGAGCAGCCGGGACACCAGCCCCGCTCGGGGATTCTCTCCTCTGG CGTCCAGACGTGTCTCCCGCTCCACCAGTGCTCTCCACTCGGCTGAGTCTGTGGGCCGCTCAG AGCGTCTAGGTCTGGCCCACCAGGCCCGTATCTCAGCCTCTGTCAACGCCATGaggatcctcaacactgggacRGAGGTGGAGGCAGCTGTAGCCGATGCCCTGTTACTAGGAGACGCCAGGAACAACAAG CGGCGGCCAGTCAGACGGCGGTACGAGTCCCCGGGCATCTACTCAGACGACGACGCTAACAGCGACGCCAGCAGCGCCTGCTCTGAGCGCTCGTATGGCTCGCGGAACGGCGGCCCGCCCCACTACATGAGACAGACGGAGGACGTGGCCGAGGTGCTGAACCACTGTGCCAGTTCCAACTGGTCTGAGAGGAAGGAGGGGCTGCTGGGACTACAGAGCCTGCTCGTTAGCCAGAGAATTCTCAG TCGCGTGGAGCTGAAGAGATTGTGTGAGATCTTCACAAGGATGTTTGCCGACCCACACAGCAAG GTGTTCAGTATGTTTCTGGAGACCCTGGTAGACTTCATCACCCTGCACAGAGAGGACGTGCAGGACTGGCTGTTTGTCCTGCTCACCCAGCTGCTGAAGAAGATGGGAGCTGACCTCCTGGGTTCCGTACAGGCCAAGGTCCAGAAGGCTCTGGACGTCACCAG ggACTCGTTCCCGTTGGACCAGCAGTTTAACATCCTGATGCGTTTCATCGTGGACCAGACCCAGACCCCCAACCTGAAGGTCAAGGTGGCCATCCTGAGGTACATTGAGTGCCTGGCCCGTCAAATGGACCCCGCAGACTTTGTCAACTCCAGCGAGACACGCCTGGCCGTCTCCCGCATCATCACCTGGACCACGGAACCAAAGAGCTCCGACGTCCGGAAG AGCTTCCACCATAGCTGGGCAGGTGAGGAGTTGTCAGGCAGGCCCAGCACCACCGTAGCCTCTCTACCTGGAGAGGGYAACGTGGAGGAGAGGTGCAAGCAG GCGGCRCAGGTGGTTCTGATCGCCTTGTTTGAGCTGAACACCCCAGAGTTCACCATGCTGCTGGGGGCCCTGCCCAAGACCTTCCAGGACGGAGCCACTAAACTGCTGCATAGCCACCTGCGGAACTCCAGCAACACCGGCGTG GCTTCTCCCAGTAGCACCATGGGACGGACGCCTCCCCTACCTCGCCACCCCAGCAGTCGCAGCagccccctcacctctcccaccAACTGCTCCCATGGGGGGGGGCTCTCTCCCAG CATGTTGGAGTACGACACCGAGAACCTGAACACCGATCAGATCTATAGCTCCCTGCGAGGCGTCACTGAGGCCATCCAAAACTTCAGCTTCCGCAGTCAGGAGGACCTCATGGAGCCGGGCAGAGGCAAGAGAGAGGACACG CCGGGTGTTGGAACAGCATCACACTCTGMTGTTGACGTGGTGGAGYGGCCCGGGGGTCGCACGGCCCTGGACAACAAGACCTCCCTACTCAACACCCCCTCCCCGCGTTCCTTCTCCGGGCCCCGGGGCCGCGACTACAACCCCTACAACTACACAGACACCATCAGCGCCTACGACAAGGCTGCCCTGAGAGAGACGGTGTACGAGGACGACGTGGAGCAGCTTCGAGATG GSCGCCAAGAGTGTGGTGGAGAAAACAAGATGCTGCACACCAAGAACAGTTCCCCTGCGGAGCAGCTGGAACTG GCGGGTGAGCTGCTGAAGGAGCTGTCTAACCCCAGTgagaggccagaggagaggaggggagcccTGGTGGAGCTGCTGAAGATAGCCCGGGAGGACAGCCTGGCAGTGTGGGAGGAACACTTCAAAACcatgctgctcctgctgctggagACCCTGTCGGACCAAGAT CACACCATCCGGGCCCTGGCACTACGAGTGCTGAAGGAGATCTTACGTAACCAGCCGGCACGCTTCAAGAACTATGCAGAACTCACCATCATGAAGACTCTGGAGGCACACAAAGACTCCCACAAAGAG GTTGTGCGGGCAGCAGAGGAGTCAGCCTCCACCCTGGCTGGCTCCATCCACCCAGAACAGTGTATCAAGGTGCTGTGTCCCATCGTCCAGACAGCTGACTACCCCATCAACCTGGCTTCCATCAAGATGCAGACCAAGGTGATAGAACGCATCACCAAGGAGTCCCTCCACCAGCTGCTGCCTGACATCATACCAGGACTACTGCag GGGTATGACAACACAGAGAGCAGTGTGAGGAAGGCCAGTGTGTTCTGTCTGGTGGCTGTCTACTCTGTCATCGGTGAAGAGTTGAAGCCCTACCTGGCCCAGCTCACAGGAAGCAAG ATGAAGCTGCTGAACTTGTACATAAAGAGAGCCCAGACGTCcaccagcaacagcagcagctctTCAGACATCTCCTCATACTAA